From a region of the Halorubrum sp. BV1 genome:
- the hmgB gene encoding hydroxymethylglutaryl-CoA synthase: MTAVGIDGVGIWTGNLKLDLPGTFAPEKGDDPEKYTKGLGLNNSSFPDVYEDIVTMGANAAKELMDRKGLEPGDIGRIDVATESAFDHSKPVSTYIAGCLEQVYDGDFTHANKGERKFACLAGTQAIDDAYNWIRAGRNRGRPAIVITTDTALYERGDPGEATQGAGAVAMLIDEDPSIVALSTDQGYGSKDETDFLKPNQQFPSVDGKRSVQVYLSRMREALEDYESVTDDIALDDFVYAPFHTPFPGMVRKAALLAYRHVIRDSQYEDELADEIGRQPREADFADRESYEEAIRDYMDELKRTEQYQSWYDTVVEPTLGLSREVGNWYTSSVHLARVSALRDALKRDGSFVGNTLLVASYGSGAQAEIHAETIRDGWRAEIEGLDIDDQLAARYDLTWSEYEDVHDVHEYDMDVDREIEEFTQPESEFVFTGWGRMNERKYEYVE, from the coding sequence ATGACCGCAGTCGGCATCGACGGTGTCGGAATCTGGACCGGAAACCTCAAACTCGACCTGCCGGGCACGTTCGCGCCTGAGAAGGGCGACGACCCGGAAAAATACACGAAGGGGCTCGGCCTCAACAACTCCTCGTTCCCGGACGTGTACGAGGACATCGTCACGATGGGGGCGAACGCCGCGAAAGAGCTGATGGACCGCAAGGGCCTCGAACCCGGAGACATCGGCCGGATCGACGTCGCCACTGAGTCGGCGTTCGACCACTCCAAGCCCGTCTCGACGTACATTGCGGGCTGTCTCGAACAGGTGTACGACGGCGACTTCACCCACGCCAACAAAGGCGAGCGCAAGTTCGCCTGTCTGGCGGGGACGCAGGCCATCGACGACGCGTACAACTGGATCCGGGCTGGCCGGAACCGCGGCCGTCCGGCGATCGTCATCACGACCGACACGGCGCTGTACGAGCGCGGCGACCCCGGCGAGGCGACGCAGGGTGCCGGTGCCGTCGCGATGCTGATCGACGAGGACCCTTCCATCGTCGCGCTCTCGACGGATCAGGGGTACGGGTCGAAAGACGAGACGGACTTCCTGAAGCCGAACCAGCAGTTCCCGAGCGTCGACGGCAAGCGCTCTGTGCAGGTGTATCTCTCGCGGATGCGCGAGGCGCTCGAAGACTACGAGTCGGTCACGGACGACATCGCGCTCGACGACTTCGTGTACGCCCCGTTCCACACCCCGTTCCCGGGAATGGTCCGGAAGGCGGCGCTTTTAGCGTACCGCCACGTCATTCGCGACTCCCAGTACGAAGACGAGCTTGCGGACGAGATCGGTCGACAGCCGCGCGAGGCCGACTTCGCCGACCGAGAGTCCTACGAGGAGGCGATACGCGACTACATGGACGAGTTGAAGCGCACCGAGCAGTACCAGTCGTGGTACGACACCGTCGTCGAACCGACGCTCGGCCTCTCACGCGAGGTCGGCAACTGGTACACGAGTTCCGTCCACCTCGCCCGCGTCAGCGCGCTGCGTGACGCGCTCAAACGAGATGGGTCCTTCGTCGGCAACACCCTTCTCGTCGCCTCGTACGGATCCGGTGCGCAAGCCGAGATCCACGCCGAGACCATCCGCGATGGGTGGCGGGCGGAGATCGAGGGGCTTGACATCGACGACCAGCTCGCCGCCCGGTACGACCTGACGTGGAGCGAGTACGAGGACGTCCACGACGTTCACGAGTACGACATGGACGTCGACCGCGAGATAGAGGAGTTCACGCAGCCGGAATCGGAGTTCGTGTTCACCGGTTGGGGCCGGATGAACGAGCGGAAGTACGAGTACGTCGAATAG
- a CDS encoding ribose 1,5-bisphosphate isomerase, with the protein MTDTEPAAAVRETADSIATMEIRGAATIASAAAEALAAQAREAASAHAGDPPAFRASMRAASRTLRETRPTAVSLPNALRYVLQRMEGDSVEALRRSVVDASEAFVRQLDRAQEDLGRVGANRLTDGDTVMTHCHSTDALACIEAAVEQGKSISAVVKETRPRQQGHLTAEQLRDAGVPVTLIVDSAARRYLDEVDHVLVGADSIAADGGVINKIGTSGLAVNARERGVPIMTAAQTIKLHPETLTGHTVEIEMRSESEVIAADVREEIGEVAVENPAFDVTPPRYMDAIVTEQGQFPPESIVTLMRELFGEGAETPWAEP; encoded by the coding sequence ATGACCGACACGGAACCGGCGGCCGCGGTGCGGGAGACCGCCGACTCGATCGCGACGATGGAGATCCGCGGGGCGGCGACCATCGCCTCGGCGGCCGCGGAGGCGCTCGCCGCGCAGGCCCGCGAGGCGGCCTCGGCACACGCGGGCGACCCGCCGGCCTTCCGGGCGTCGATGCGGGCGGCGTCGCGAACCCTCCGCGAGACACGTCCGACCGCGGTGTCGCTTCCCAACGCCCTCCGATACGTCCTCCAGCGGATGGAGGGCGACTCGGTCGAGGCGCTCCGCCGGAGCGTCGTCGACGCGAGCGAGGCGTTCGTCCGGCAACTCGACCGGGCACAGGAGGACCTCGGGCGCGTCGGCGCGAACCGCCTCACCGACGGTGACACGGTGATGACGCACTGCCACTCGACGGACGCGTTAGCGTGTATCGAGGCGGCCGTCGAACAAGGGAAGTCGATCTCGGCGGTCGTAAAGGAGACGCGTCCGCGCCAGCAGGGCCATCTCACAGCAGAGCAGCTTCGCGACGCCGGCGTTCCGGTCACCCTCATCGTCGACTCCGCGGCGCGCCGGTACCTCGACGAGGTCGATCACGTCCTCGTCGGAGCCGACTCGATCGCGGCCGACGGCGGCGTAATAAACAAGATCGGCACGTCTGGACTCGCCGTCAACGCCCGCGAGCGCGGCGTGCCGATCATGACTGCGGCCCAGACCATCAAGCTCCACCCGGAGACGCTGACGGGTCACACCGTCGAGATCGAGATGCGGTCTGAGAGCGAGGTGATAGCCGCCGACGTGCGTGAGGAGATCGGCGAGGTCGCGGTCGAGAACCCCGCCTTCGACGTGACGCCGCCGCGGTACATGGACGCGATCGTCACCGAACAGGGACAGTTCCCCCCCGAGAGCATCGTGACGCTGATGCGAGAGCTGTTCGGCGAGGGAGCCGAAACGCCGTGGGCAGAGCCATGA
- a CDS encoding carbohydrate kinase family protein, protein MSGEDERGTESDGDGNDWDAEVAEWDEEVAEWETDSDGSVDDAGSTDGETVGDAGSTDGETVGDAGSTDGETVDDAGSTEGSDQHPTGDSDHRAADGPESVDDPDLEPESTDRVPKVVSAGHINWDVTIHVDQLPEPDGETRIQRLEQSGGGSAANVAVGLVGLGGQSVVYGSVGGDESGALALRELASAGVDPGQVLVAADEPTSVKYVIVDGEGELLMLANDGANESFSAAEFDPDTLRAADHLHLTGQQPGTAAALATAAGEADATRSFDPGRRAGDREFDAALHATDVLFVNNREADALAASTDIDPWEPDDRVVAIKLGSDGATIRTPHGDVSHPGFDVDPVDTTGAGDAFAAGFLGAALRDPEVAAGGFSHDPRDYQVPLLVGNACGAIAAEAVTARVDLSWDRVRETMGDSPESDLLIEIRV, encoded by the coding sequence ATGAGCGGCGAGGACGAACGCGGTACCGAGAGCGACGGGGACGGAAACGACTGGGACGCCGAAGTGGCGGAGTGGGACGAGGAGGTCGCAGAGTGGGAAACCGACAGCGACGGCTCGGTCGATGACGCCGGATCCACGGACGGCGAGACGGTCGGAGACGCCGGATCCACGGACGGCGAGACGGTCGGAGACGCCGGATCCACGGACGGCGAGACGGTCGATGACGCCGGCTCAACCGAGGGGTCCGACCAGCACCCCACCGGCGACTCCGACCACCGCGCCGCTGACGGACCGGAATCCGTCGACGATCCCGATCTAGAGCCCGAATCGACCGACCGCGTCCCGAAGGTGGTCTCGGCCGGTCATATCAACTGGGACGTGACGATCCATGTGGACCAGCTACCAGAGCCCGACGGCGAAACTCGAATCCAGCGGCTCGAACAGTCGGGCGGGGGCAGCGCCGCGAACGTCGCGGTCGGCCTCGTCGGCCTCGGCGGGCAGTCGGTCGTCTACGGGAGCGTCGGCGGCGACGAGTCCGGGGCGCTGGCGCTCCGCGAACTGGCGAGCGCCGGCGTCGACCCGGGACAGGTGCTCGTCGCCGCAGACGAGCCGACCTCGGTGAAGTACGTCATCGTCGACGGCGAAGGCGAACTGCTAATGCTGGCGAACGACGGCGCGAACGAGTCGTTTTCGGCGGCCGAATTCGATCCGGACACGCTCCGAGCGGCCGATCACCTCCACCTCACCGGCCAACAGCCGGGGACCGCCGCCGCGCTGGCGACGGCCGCAGGCGAGGCGGATGCGACGCGGAGCTTCGACCCCGGTCGACGCGCCGGCGACCGCGAGTTCGACGCCGCGCTCCACGCGACCGACGTGCTCTTCGTGAATAACCGCGAGGCCGACGCGCTCGCGGCGTCGACCGACATCGACCCGTGGGAACCGGACGACCGCGTCGTCGCGATCAAGCTCGGGAGCGACGGGGCGACGATCCGAACCCCCCACGGCGACGTCTCTCACCCCGGGTTCGACGTCGACCCCGTCGACACCACGGGTGCCGGTGACGCGTTCGCGGCCGGCTTCCTCGGCGCGGCGCTCCGCGATCCCGAAGTGGCCGCCGGCGGGTTCTCCCACGACCCGCGCGACTACCAGGTGCCGCTCCTCGTCGGCAACGCCTGCGGTGCGATCGCGGCCGAGGCCGTGACCGCCCGCGTCGACCTCTCGTGGGACCGAGTCCGCGAGACCATGGGCGACTCGCCCGAGTCGGATCTGCTGATCGAGATCCGGGTGTGA
- a CDS encoding PGF-CTERM sorting domain-containing protein: MDTRTALLAAAAALLLLTAIGAVAAPDALADPRSDDERSGHVRIVDTVVSPGEVRGETAELRLGVDLQHRGPPVENVTVRHRAIGAESGLLVDETTVDVGEVDGGGEQTINGSVDVERAGGYRIETVVFSDGERRTSQTTRVSGLSALTPEYADASVGFTDGRVWPTVAVSVSEADSETATLSVSLSVTNRGDEPSDPLELRVLLRQAESNVVAADAGETVGSVRPGRTDTVTVTATVPADYNYYVDGALWSDDVLIDETQGVANLNPRETISADETVEEVEFAVEDFERDAGGDGVAERPESGNDGGGTDDSTPGFGPVVALVALASAALVARRRR, encoded by the coding sequence ATGGACACTCGAACTGCCCTCCTGGCGGCCGCGGCCGCGCTGCTTTTGCTCACCGCGATCGGGGCCGTCGCCGCGCCGGACGCGCTCGCCGACCCGCGGTCGGACGACGAGCGCTCCGGCCACGTTCGCATCGTCGACACCGTCGTCTCTCCCGGCGAGGTCCGCGGCGAGACCGCAGAGCTTCGGCTCGGCGTCGACCTCCAACACCGGGGTCCGCCCGTCGAGAACGTCACGGTTCGACACCGCGCGATCGGTGCAGAGTCCGGCCTCCTCGTCGACGAGACGACGGTCGACGTCGGCGAGGTCGACGGCGGCGGCGAACAGACCATAAACGGCTCCGTCGACGTCGAACGCGCCGGCGGCTACCGGATCGAGACGGTGGTGTTCTCCGACGGCGAGCGCCGCACGAGCCAGACGACGCGGGTCAGCGGCCTGAGCGCGCTCACGCCCGAGTACGCCGACGCCTCCGTCGGATTCACGGACGGGCGGGTCTGGCCGACCGTCGCCGTCAGCGTCAGCGAGGCCGACTCCGAGACCGCCACGCTGTCCGTATCGCTTTCGGTGACCAACCGCGGCGACGAGCCGTCCGATCCGCTCGAACTCCGCGTGCTGCTGCGACAGGCCGAGTCGAACGTGGTTGCCGCCGACGCCGGGGAGACGGTGGGGTCGGTGCGCCCCGGTCGGACCGACACCGTCACCGTCACCGCGACGGTGCCGGCGGACTACAACTACTACGTCGACGGCGCGCTGTGGAGCGACGACGTCCTTATCGACGAGACGCAGGGCGTCGCCAACCTGAACCCACGAGAGACGATCAGCGCGGACGAGACGGTCGAAGAGGTCGAGTTCGCCGTCGAGGACTTCGAGCGCGACGCCGGCGGAGACGGCGTCGCCGAGAGGCCGGAGAGCGGAAACGACGGCGGGGGCACGGACGACTCGACGCCCGGATTCGGCCCCGTCGTCGCGCTCGTCGCCCTCGCGAGCGCGGCGCTGGTCGCACGGAGGCGGCGATGA
- a CDS encoding DUF5817 domain-containing protein, whose protein sequence is MYAVVGCNECAAMWLLSDPETSDSATCPRCQKTHRTAKLKRFFESEDRAAAREARAALLAKKRGESAAFADVAHVSELERAAADAGIDDDEYLDAAGIDADAVADAGARAEGGGSGSPSRTEIVRAAVSEADDPTEAAVVERAADRGIPAETAREILAKLTRRGDLSESGGRYRVL, encoded by the coding sequence ATGTACGCGGTCGTCGGCTGCAACGAGTGTGCGGCCATGTGGCTGCTCTCCGACCCCGAGACGAGCGACAGCGCGACCTGTCCGCGCTGTCAGAAGACCCATCGCACGGCGAAGCTCAAGCGCTTCTTCGAGTCCGAGGACCGCGCGGCCGCCCGCGAGGCCCGCGCCGCGCTGCTCGCGAAAAAGCGCGGCGAGAGCGCGGCGTTCGCCGACGTGGCGCACGTCTCCGAACTGGAACGCGCGGCCGCGGACGCCGGTATCGACGACGACGAGTACCTCGACGCCGCGGGAATCGACGCGGACGCGGTCGCCGACGCGGGAGCCCGCGCGGAGGGCGGGGGTTCGGGCTCGCCGAGCCGCACCGAGATCGTCCGTGCCGCCGTCTCCGAGGCCGACGATCCCACCGAGGCGGCCGTCGTCGAACGCGCGGCCGATCGGGGGATACCCGCGGAGACCGCCCGTGAGATACTCGCCAAGCTGACGCGCCGCGGCGATCTCTCGGAGTCCGGCGGGCGATACCGGGTCCTCTGA
- the ppc gene encoding phosphoenolpyruvate carboxylase — translation MKLHNRDVRTDVRELGALVGDVLAAQASTEAYETVEELRNAAIDYRRGDAPDRGRLHERVGGLSEVREGIVARAFTTYFELINLAEERERVRAIRNADDEGALHDSFEATIAEFAEQGVEPEELEELLADVLIEPTFTAHPTEARRSTVKSKLRSIANHLGELDERNLTERERNAIWRDVTAEVTSLWGTRQVRQRPPEPEDEARNVQWYLENTLFDVVGDAYEEFEETISQEYGDVDCPKLFEFRSWAGSDRDGNPFVTPEVTDETLERQREVAVEKYRDQCKRLSAVLSQDGERYAVGDALTASLAADAERFPTVVEEARERYPDEPYRQKLRLMRERLDRIDDVRPGGYPDSDAFLDDLDVIADSLAADGQDAVRESFVEPLRRQVDTFGLTLASLDLRDHRENHTEAVAEAVAAEGVDYREMDESGRQAFLTEAILQADPVVDADDPGDVSETTERVIRRFEALAEWQDEYGAQAIDTYCISMTEEPSHVLEVLFLADQVGVVSLPDHCGLDVVPLLETESALNGAERILGTLFDNDAYAAALDTRGDVQEVMLGYSDSNKENGFLAANWDLYENQRRIARFCRDEDVTLRLFHGRGGSISRGGGPMNEALLALPNETVTGQVKFTEQGEAIAEKYANPRIAERELEQMLDAQIRARHEATAEPTEDVPERWVDAMEIMAPAARETYRGLLNSDGFVSYFGQATPISVVEDLNLGSRPASRSGERTVEDLRAIPWVFSWTQTRLILPGWYSLASGIDAYLDAVGEADGLATLREMYEEWPFFQTTLDNAGLALARTEPEIAAEYADLADDDLRERFFPELVGEYERGRELVLAISERDQLLRREWLEESLGRRNPYVDPLNLLQVNLLGRSDRTDEEERTLRLTVNGIAAGMKNTG, via the coding sequence ATGAAGTTGCACAACAGAGACGTTCGCACGGACGTCCGGGAGCTCGGTGCGCTCGTGGGAGACGTGCTCGCCGCACAGGCCTCGACCGAGGCGTACGAGACCGTAGAGGAACTGCGAAACGCCGCGATCGACTACCGGCGGGGCGACGCGCCGGACCGCGGCCGTCTCCACGAACGAGTAGGCGGCCTCTCCGAAGTCCGCGAGGGCATCGTCGCTCGGGCGTTCACGACCTACTTCGAACTGATCAACCTCGCCGAAGAGCGCGAGCGGGTGCGCGCCATCCGAAACGCCGACGACGAGGGAGCCCTCCACGACTCCTTCGAAGCCACGATCGCTGAGTTCGCGGAACAGGGCGTCGAGCCGGAAGAGCTCGAAGAGCTCCTCGCCGACGTGCTCATCGAGCCGACGTTCACGGCGCATCCGACGGAGGCCCGCCGCTCGACGGTGAAATCGAAGCTTCGATCGATCGCGAACCACCTCGGAGAGCTTGACGAGCGGAACCTCACCGAGCGCGAGCGGAACGCGATCTGGCGCGACGTCACCGCCGAGGTGACGAGCCTCTGGGGCACCCGGCAGGTGCGGCAACGACCCCCGGAGCCGGAAGACGAGGCTCGGAACGTCCAGTGGTACCTCGAAAACACCCTGTTCGACGTCGTCGGCGACGCCTACGAGGAGTTCGAAGAGACGATCTCACAGGAGTACGGCGACGTGGACTGTCCCAAGCTCTTCGAGTTCCGCTCGTGGGCGGGCTCCGACCGCGACGGCAATCCCTTCGTCACCCCCGAGGTGACGGACGAGACGCTCGAACGCCAGCGTGAGGTCGCGGTCGAGAAATACCGCGACCAGTGTAAGCGGCTCTCGGCCGTGCTGAGTCAGGACGGCGAGCGCTACGCGGTCGGCGACGCGCTCACCGCGTCGCTCGCCGCCGACGCCGAACGGTTCCCAACGGTCGTCGAGGAGGCGCGAGAGCGATACCCCGACGAGCCGTACCGGCAGAAGCTCCGCTTGATGCGCGAGCGGCTCGATCGCATCGACGACGTGCGTCCGGGCGGCTACCCCGACAGCGACGCCTTCCTCGACGACCTCGACGTGATCGCCGACTCGCTCGCTGCCGACGGACAGGACGCAGTCCGCGAGTCGTTCGTCGAGCCCCTCCGTCGGCAGGTGGATACCTTCGGGCTCACGCTCGCCTCGCTCGACCTCCGCGACCACCGCGAGAATCACACGGAAGCCGTCGCCGAGGCCGTCGCCGCGGAAGGCGTCGACTACCGCGAGATGGACGAATCCGGCCGTCAGGCGTTCCTCACCGAGGCCATCCTGCAGGCGGACCCGGTCGTCGACGCCGACGATCCCGGCGACGTCTCGGAGACGACGGAGCGGGTGATCCGACGGTTCGAAGCGCTCGCCGAGTGGCAAGACGAGTACGGCGCACAGGCGATAGACACCTACTGCATCTCGATGACCGAAGAGCCGAGCCACGTCCTCGAAGTGCTCTTCTTAGCCGATCAGGTCGGCGTCGTCTCGCTGCCGGATCACTGCGGGCTCGACGTGGTCCCCCTGCTGGAGACCGAATCGGCGCTCAACGGGGCCGAGCGCATCCTCGGAACCTTATTCGACAACGACGCGTACGCGGCGGCGCTCGATACTCGCGGTGACGTCCAAGAGGTCATGCTCGGCTACTCCGACTCCAACAAGGAGAACGGCTTTCTCGCCGCGAACTGGGACCTCTACGAGAATCAGCGTCGGATTGCGCGATTCTGCAGGGACGAAGACGTCACGCTCCGACTGTTCCACGGCCGCGGCGGCTCCATCTCGCGCGGCGGCGGCCCGATGAACGAGGCGCTGCTCGCGCTCCCCAACGAGACGGTCACCGGACAGGTGAAGTTCACGGAGCAGGGCGAGGCGATAGCCGAGAAGTACGCCAACCCGCGGATCGCAGAGCGCGAACTCGAACAGATGCTCGATGCGCAGATCCGTGCGCGCCACGAAGCCACCGCAGAGCCTACGGAAGACGTGCCCGAGCGGTGGGTCGACGCGATGGAGATCATGGCTCCCGCCGCCCGCGAGACGTACCGCGGTCTCCTGAACAGCGACGGATTTGTCTCGTATTTCGGACAGGCGACGCCGATCTCCGTCGTCGAAGATCTAAATCTCGGTTCGCGGCCCGCATCCCGGTCCGGTGAGCGCACCGTCGAGGATCTGCGCGCTATCCCGTGGGTGTTCTCGTGGACGCAAACGCGGCTCATTCTCCCCGGTTGGTACTCGCTCGCCTCCGGAATCGACGCCTACCTCGATGCGGTCGGCGAGGCGGACGGACTCGCCACGCTCCGCGAGATGTACGAGGAGTGGCCGTTCTTCCAAACGACTCTCGACAACGCCGGGCTCGCGCTCGCTCGCACGGAGCCGGAGATCGCCGCGGAGTACGCCGACCTCGCGGACGACGACCTCCGCGAGCGGTTCTTCCCGGAACTTGTCGGCGAGTACGAGCGCGGCCGCGAACTGGTCCTCGCCATCAGCGAGCGCGACCAGCTCCTTCGCCGCGAGTGGCTCGAAGAGAGCCTCGGACGCCGAAACCCGTACGTCGATCCGTTGAACTTGCTGCAGGTGAACCTCCTCGGCCGCAGCGACCGCACCGACGAGGAAGAACGGACCCTCCGGCTCACCGTCAACGGCATCGCTGCCGGCATGAAAAACACCGGATAG
- a CDS encoding 30S ribosomal protein S19e — protein MVTIYDVPADALIEAVAARLEDRIDEPEWVEFAKSGAGKELPPEQEDFWYVRSASLLRKVAQNEPIGIERLATEYGSKKRGSNRYIVRPGEHEGGSRKLIRASLQALEDEGLVTTAAGEGRRLSDDGEAFLTEVATEVFEDLDRPELERYA, from the coding sequence ATGGTAACCATCTACGACGTGCCGGCCGACGCCCTGATCGAGGCGGTCGCCGCACGGCTCGAAGACCGGATCGACGAGCCGGAGTGGGTCGAGTTCGCGAAAAGCGGCGCAGGCAAGGAGCTTCCCCCGGAACAGGAGGACTTCTGGTACGTTCGCTCCGCGAGCCTGCTCCGCAAGGTCGCTCAAAACGAGCCGATCGGCATCGAGCGGCTCGCGACCGAGTACGGGAGCAAAAAGCGCGGCTCGAACCGGTACATCGTCCGTCCGGGCGAACACGAGGGGGGCTCGCGCAAGCTCATCCGCGCATCGCTGCAGGCGCTCGAAGACGAGGGACTCGTGACGACCGCCGCCGGAGAGGGTCGCCGCCTCTCCGACGACGGCGAGGCGTTCCTCACCGAGGTCGCGACCGAGGTCTTCGAAGACCTCGACCGGCCGGAACTCGAACGCTACGCGTAG
- a CDS encoding cytochrome b, with translation MSQSDKYPAESGRRRFIKGVVGGAALAGVGAMGSATVNTLTTAGGVGGGSTTAMTIAQTGGPAPRGLPQIPLQVTDDGFIEGIWPETTTVTQAGQEIEVAQEDLGGKTYSGAWFQYCGVESQENIQPDFESDNLFRSASSPPYSWQSDTYSAGDRIHVDDFADYEEWGNGIGSDGVGKPANVTWRSQDTDTSLNVVVVRSPQIEEAAQNDEWLEASTDQGFLAYLNVCTHFCCIPGYKELEESARYDAADGTYCVCHQSTYDPFTLEEALFVARPRPE, from the coding sequence ATGAGTCAGTCCGACAAATATCCGGCCGAGTCCGGACGGCGACGCTTCATCAAGGGCGTCGTCGGCGGCGCTGCCCTGGCGGGGGTCGGCGCGATGGGGTCGGCGACGGTGAACACGCTGACGACGGCGGGCGGCGTCGGCGGCGGATCGACAACCGCGATGACGATCGCCCAGACCGGCGGTCCGGCACCGCGCGGGCTCCCGCAGATTCCGCTGCAGGTGACAGACGACGGGTTCATCGAAGGCATCTGGCCCGAGACGACGACGGTCACGCAGGCGGGACAGGAGATAGAGGTCGCACAGGAGGATCTGGGTGGAAAGACGTACTCCGGCGCGTGGTTCCAGTACTGCGGCGTCGAATCACAGGAGAACATCCAGCCCGACTTCGAGTCGGACAACCTGTTCCGCTCGGCGAGTTCGCCGCCGTACTCGTGGCAGTCCGACACGTACTCCGCCGGGGACCGGATCCACGTCGACGACTTCGCCGACTACGAGGAGTGGGGCAACGGGATCGGCAGCGACGGCGTGGGCAAGCCGGCGAACGTCACATGGCGGTCACAGGACACCGATACCAGCCTGAACGTCGTCGTGGTGCGGTCGCCGCAGATCGAGGAGGCCGCACAGAACGACGAGTGGCTGGAGGCCTCGACAGATCAGGGATTCCTCGCGTATCTCAACGTCTGTACGCACTTCTGTTGTATCCCCGGGTACAAAGAACTCGAAGAGTCCGCCCGCTACGACGCGGCCGACGGGACGTACTGCGTCTGTCACCAGTCGACGTACGACCCGTTCACCCTCGAAGAGGCGCTGTTCGTCGCTCGGCCCCGCCCGGAGTAA